From Bacteroidota bacterium, one genomic window encodes:
- a CDS encoding tail fiber domain-containing protein, which translates to MKKVLFFCSVVAFFFAAKNSFAQNQNVGIGTLTPNASAMLDVVSLSKGVLVPRMNTLQMNTIASPSNGLIVYNTDSSCFWYYKINTWTSLCNSGSGGAGPVGPTGPTGSNGANGTTGPTGVAGANGTTGPTGTAGANGTTGPAGTNGVTGSTGPGTICGTAATNYLTKFTGATSMCNSNIFDNGTNIGIFTASPANFIHFQKTGTAGVWETYWENLGATDAVAQFYNTNASNGGRTLMGITNYSGTAFQANGLIGLHLNASGTGEGVDGFSNSNDGTGVYGGFIGGTSIFVNGWAVYADGWAGGLTSWQNVSDARLKTNVKTIGSALDKIIQLRGVEFNYSKQNFSDVNLDTESKKIGFIAQEVEQVFPELVRDANLFSSPGKMDAGITQKRNVYKVKTMSYGDIVPVLVEAIKEQQKMITDLQNQNKEMQKQIQGIQKK; encoded by the coding sequence ATGAAGAAAGTATTATTTTTTTGTTCTGTAGTTGCTTTCTTTTTTGCCGCGAAAAATTCCTTCGCACAAAATCAGAATGTAGGCATAGGCACCCTTACGCCAAATGCTTCCGCTATGCTCGATGTGGTTTCCCTCAGCAAAGGAGTATTGGTTCCGAGGATGAATACCCTGCAGATGAACACGATTGCTTCTCCCTCAAACGGGTTGATTGTATATAACACTGATTCATCCTGCTTTTGGTATTATAAAATAAATACATGGACTTCTCTTTGCAATTCAGGCAGTGGAGGAGCAGGTCCGGTAGGACCCACCGGTCCCACAGGATCTAACGGTGCAAATGGAACAACCGGACCTACCGGTGTTGCAGGTGCAAATGGCACTACAGGACCAACGGGAACTGCCGGAGCAAATGGGACAACGGGTCCTGCAGGAACGAATGGAGTAACTGGTTCAACCGGACCGGGAACTATTTGCGGCACTGCTGCTACAAACTATCTTACCAAATTCACAGGGGCAACTTCCATGTGCAACAGCAATATATTTGATAACGGAACAAACATCGGCATCTTCACAGCAAGTCCCGCTAATTTCATTCACTTTCAGAAAACAGGAACTGCCGGTGTTTGGGAAACGTACTGGGAAAACTTAGGCGCTACAGATGCAGTCGCACAATTTTATAATACAAATGCCTCTAATGGAGGCAGAACACTGATGGGAATAACCAATTACAGCGGCACCGCTTTTCAGGCAAATGGACTAATTGGTTTGCATCTCAACGCAAGCGGAACAGGAGAAGGCGTTGATGGATTTTCAAACAGCAATGACGGAACAGGAGTGTACGGTGGCTTTATTGGAGGAACCAGTATTTTTGTAAACGGATGGGCTGTTTATGCCGATGGATGGGCAGGCGGATTAACTTCTTGGCAAAATGTTTCAGATGCAAGATTAAAAACAAATGTCAAAACTATTGGCAGCGCTTTAGATAAAATAATTCAACTCAGAGGAGTTGAATTTAATTATTCGAAACAAAATTTTTCCGATGTAAATCTTGATACCGAATCTAAAAAAATAGGATTCATTGCACAGGAAGTTGAACAGGTCTTCCCCGAACTGGTCAGGGATGCCAATTTATTTTCTTCTCCCGGGAAAATGGATGCGGGCATTACACAAAAACGAAATGTATATAAAGTTAAAACTATGAGTTATGGCGACATCGTTCCTGTTCTCGTAGAAGCTATCAAAGAGCAGCAAAAAATGATAACGGATTTGCAAAATCAAAATAAGGAAATGCAAAAACAAATTCAGGGCATTCAGAAGAAATAA